A region of Peromyscus eremicus chromosome 17, PerEre_H2_v1, whole genome shotgun sequence DNA encodes the following proteins:
- the LOC131894260 gene encoding uncharacterized protein LOC131894260 — MADVRKADPRSRGTDVVSPDLCTRRGREYQDEVEEQWGKVASKVKNKAGMKSVNVTNTLTNPDVVEQELEGCSKAQTTALLMKTVQDIDKDRLMGKRLALNIIILQPLYKITKEAQDFEWDQNCENAVKLVLEYINQYSHLYYIQPGDHVIVDILYMQGYGNWNIFSKNKDRETPIGFYCKKFPWSENKYSLFERTIWTAYEAFRTIHSLLKENHVTLWSHIPILDWVKAPGEAWAGPPMEGKVLQWKWYLQEFLRSTPLSAKGSVPAVSESILQSDRPMTPEGYIFPTSTPPQKQVPMGHWETREYDPSLVNAWFTDGSATTVNNKVRWKAAAYRPGDGMVITDQGTDKSAQHAEVIAALLAIRQTIKDNYKQIYLYTDSWCVANGIAVWSGKWRNNGWKINGKDIWSKAAWQELDAASRLIKIIVYHVDAHTKKQDETSKNNEVVDKLASALSIKLKGTWKANIDPETGKGKIQREWIQVRPSTKDIPISTEEILKIHEQLGHIGTHALKSWFDKRNLKITWQTIRKAINSCNNCPKAMTRLTHNYQGIIGHRMDFNRILQIDFIGPLNSFKGKYCCTLVDITTGLGMARESTHPDQNTTILTVWGWCAAYGTPDTIQSDQGTRFAGAKTQRMARNLNIQWDFHRVYTPTAAGAIERWNRMIKKQLEMHKGMPLSLAIKIATYELNTRPRINRKSPIEEAIQKQHTIDYPTVIDREVIRNPNCLYRNRKNNKLSPAEIIAPGTGNNVWITQDVLQESSNRKSTLESIRQTLRFT, encoded by the exons ATGGCTGAcgtgaggaaggctgacccaagatccagaggaaccgACGTGGTGAGTCCGGACCTGTGTACccggagag GTAGAGAATATCAAGATGAGGTTGAAGAACAGTGGGGGAAAGTAGCCTCCAAGGTTAAAAATAAGGCCGGCATGAAATCAGTAAACGTGACTAACACATTAACAAATCCGGATGTGGTAGAACAAGAATTAGAGGGATGTAGCAAGGCACAAACTACCGCACTGCTTATGAAAACGGTGCAGGATATTGATAAGGACAGATTAATGGGCAAAAGGCTAGCCTTAAACATa ATCATATTACagcctttatataaaataacaaaggaaGCACAGGATTTTGAATGGGACCAAAACTGCGAAAATGCCGTTAAACTGGTACTGGAATATATAAACCAGTACAGCCACCTATATTATATACAGCCCGGTGACCACGTAATTGTGGACATCTTGTATATGCAGGGCTATGGTAattggaatatattttcaaaaaataaagacagggaaaCACCAATAGGCTTCTACTGCAAGAAATTCccatggtcagagaacaaataTTCGCTGTTCGAAAGAACCATATGGACAGCCTACGAGGCATTCAGGACAATCCACTCACTGCTCAAAGAGAACCATGTGACTCTCTGGTCACATATAcccattttggactgggtaaaGGCACCAGGAGAGGCATGGGCTGGACCACCCATGGAAGGAAAGGTACTTCAGTGGAAATGGTACCTTCAGGAGTTCCTTCGATCAACACCTCTGTCAGCAAAGGGGTCGGTACCAGCGGTATCGGAGTCGATACTTCAGTCCGACAGGCCCATGACTCCAGAGGGATACATTTTCCCAACCTCAACCCCTCCCCAGAAACAGGTACCAATGGGCCATTGGGAGACTAGAGAGTACGATCCCTCCCTGGTTAATGCCTGGTTCACTGATGGATCAGCAACTACGGTGAACAACAAAGTGAGATGGAAAGCAGCCGCCTATAGACCTGGGGATGGAATGGTCATTACAGACCAGGGCACTGATAAATCAGCCCAACATGCAGAAGTTATAGCCGCACTATTGGCGATAAGACAAACCATAAAGgacaattataaacaaatttatttatacacCGATTCATGGTGTGTGGCAAATGGCATAGCAGTATGGTCaggtaaatggagaaataatggatGGAAAATTAATGGTAAAGACATATGGTCAAAGGCAGCATGGCAGGAATTGGATGCAGCAAGCAGACTAATCAAAATCATAGTATACCATGTAGATGCACATACCAAGAAACAGGATGAgacaagtaaaaacaatgaagtagTAGACAAACTAGCTTCAgcattaagtataaaattaaaaggtacatggaaggcaaacattgatccagaaacaggaaaaggtaaaatacagagagaatggaTACAGGTAAGACCATCAACTAAGGACATACCTATAAGTACAGAAGAGATACTGAAAATCCATGAGCAGTTAGGACATATAGGTACACATGCACTAAAAAGTTGGTTcgataaaagaaatcttaagataacatggcagacaataaggaaagcaatcaatagttgcAACAATTGCCCAAAGGCTATGACAAGATTAACACACAATTACCAAGGGATAATAGGACACCGAATGGATTTTAATAGAATCCTACAAATAGATTTCATAGGACCGTTAAACAGCTTCAAGGGAAAATATTGCTGTACCCTAGTAGACATAACGACAGGTCTTGGGATGGCCCGAGAAAGCACACACCCAGACCAAAACACGACGATACTTACAGTCTGGGGATGGTGTGCAGCATATGGAACACCAGATACAATACAATCAGACCAAGGAACTCGTTTCGCAGGagccaaaacacaaagaatggctAGAAACTTAAACATTCAATGGGACTTCCATAGAGTCTATACACCGACAGCAGCCGGAGCAATAGAAAGATGGAACAGAATGATTAAAAAACAGCTAGAGATGCATAAGGGAATGCCACTGTcattagcaataaaaatagcaacttaTGAATTGAATACCAGACCCAGAATAAATAGGAAGTCACCAATAGAAGAAGCTATACAAAAACAACATACAATAGATTATCCTACAGTTATAGATAGAGAAGTAATAAGGAATCCTAATTGCCTTTACAGGAATCGGAAGAATAACAAATTATCCCCAGCAGAAATAATAGCACCAGGAACAGGAAACAACGTGTGGATAACTCAAG ATGTCTTACAGGAATCAAGTAACAGGAAATCCACTTTGGAATCCATCAGGCAGACGCTTCGATTTACTTAG